The bacterium nucleotide sequence CACGAGGTCCACGTGATTTCCGGCCCCCCGCTGCCCGAACTCCACCCGGAAATCCCCCTCCACGTGATTCCCAACGAAAATTTTTTCGCCCTGCCCATGGAAGAAGCGCTGCCGAAGGACAATCCCTTCCGAGCCCTGCTGCCGATCAACCTCTGGGAACTGGGCACGACGCGCTTCGGCGTTTTTCCCGAGATGACCGCCTTCGGACTGCGGCTGATGCTGCGCTGGCGAGAACTGCAGCGCAGGCACCAGTTCGACGTGGTGCTCGACAACCAGTCCCTGTGCTGGGGCTTGCTGGGCTTGCGTGCGATGGGCGTACCGGTGGCGGGAATGGTGCACCACCCACTGCACATCGACCGTCTGGCCGATTTCGAGATCGACGCGCGTTTTCGGCGCAAGTGGAAGCGCACGCTCTACTTCCCGATGATGATGCAGGAGTTCGTCGTTCCGCGACTCGATCGCATCCTCACGGTCTCCCACGCGTCCGCGCGCGAGATCGAACGACACTTCGGCGTTCCGCAAAAAGATGTGTCAGTCGTCTACAACGGAACCGACGCGGAGATCTTCCACCCGCAGGACCGCGAGATCGAAACCGACCTGATCTTTGTCGGACGCACCGAGGATCGCAAGAAGGGCATCCCCTACCTGTTGGACGCGCTCGCGCAGACTCACGAACAGATCACGCTGAAGATCGTCGACGGACGCATTCCAGAAGACGGACTCGTGCCCCGTAAGATCAAGGAACTCGGGCTGGAGAAGCGCGTCCAGATCGTCGATCGGATGCTCACGGTCGAAGAGTTGGTCGCCGAGTATTCCACGGCGCGCATCGCCCTGGTTCCGTCGTTCTTTGAAGGCTTCGGCTTCCCCGCCTCCGAAGCCATGGCCTGCGGATTGCCGGTCATCGCAACCGCGGGCGGCGCGCTTCCCGAAGTGGTCGGCACCGACGACGAGACGGGCCGAGTCGTGCCTTTCCGCGATTCCATGGCCCTGGCCGGCGCGATCACCGATCTGGTGACTCTGCCGCGCGACCAACTGGCCGCCATGGGCCGCGCCGCGCGCAAGCGCGTTCTCGAAGTCTTCAGCTGGCACGATGCAGCCAGGCACACCGCAGAGGTTCTGGAAGACGTAGTCGATGCTCACCGTCGATCTTGATCACCTCGGACTCGAGTCAGGAGACTGGTTGCTCGATGCGGGCTGCGGCGGTGGCCGTCACTGCTTCGGCGCACTCGACCGCGGTGCGCGCGTCGCGGGACTCGACCTCGACGTAGACTCCCTGAAGCTCGCCCGCGCCGGCATCAACGATCGACGCGAGGGTGGCGAAGAAAAGATCTCTGCAGGCGTTCTGCGCGGCGACGTGTTTCACCTGCCCTTCCCAGACGCCGCATTCGATCGCGTGATCTGCTCCGAAGTCATGGAACACGTTCACGACTTCCCGGCCGCAATTCGCGAACTGGTTCGGGTCATGCGACCCGGTGGAAGAATCGGGATCACGATT carries:
- a CDS encoding glycosyltransferase family 4 protein, with protein sequence MRIALLTYRGNMFCGGQGIYAAYLAKGLHELGHEVHVISGPPLPELHPEIPLHVIPNENFFALPMEEALPKDNPFRALLPINLWELGTTRFGVFPEMTAFGLRLMLRWRELQRRHQFDVVLDNQSLCWGLLGLRAMGVPVAGMVHHPLHIDRLADFEIDARFRRKWKRTLYFPMMMQEFVVPRLDRILTVSHASAREIERHFGVPQKDVSVVYNGTDAEIFHPQDREIETDLIFVGRTEDRKKGIPYLLDALAQTHEQITLKIVDGRIPEDGLVPRKIKELGLEKRVQIVDRMLTVEELVAEYSTARIALVPSFFEGFGFPASEAMACGLPVIATAGGALPEVVGTDDETGRVVPFRDSMALAGAITDLVTLPRDQLAAMGRAARKRVLEVFSWHDAARHTAEVLEDVVDAHRRS
- a CDS encoding class I SAM-dependent methyltransferase, with protein sequence MLTVDLDHLGLESGDWLLDAGCGGGRHCFGALDRGARVAGLDLDVDSLKLARAGINDRREGGEEKISAGVLRGDVFHLPFPDAAFDRVICSEVMEHVHDFPAAIRELVRVMRPGGRIGITIPTATSEWFYLMLTRDYFESPGGHIRVFKPRDLAQAMSRAGLRVDDVSFAHSLHTPYWVIRSLMGLDDETPGPTRAYRRFLIRATNSAMWSRIERLLDWVWPKSLILYGTRVASGIS